A portion of the Ricinus communis isolate WT05 ecotype wild-type chromosome 10, ASM1957865v1, whole genome shotgun sequence genome contains these proteins:
- the LOC8282039 gene encoding protein PHLOEM PROTEIN 2-LIKE A1: MILKKEDDSRVFLENKRKMKWVDRKSGHDCFMLFPRSLYITWGGHEYWSWNCFKETGEENIEVAKLSHVCWLDVRGKFNMADLSPGTAYEVIYVVKLTKGASGWELPITLKLSLPNGEVRERQVVLLQKPVGQWIELNVGNFLTKKGDKGEVCFDVFEHGGHWKNGLIVKGAILRPKY; encoded by the exons ATGATACTTAAAAAAGAAGACGACTCTCGAGTCTTTCTAGAGAACAAGAGAAAG ATGAAATGGGTTGACAGAAAGTCTGGCCATGACTGCTTCATGTTGTTTCCAAGATCACTCTACATCACTTGGGGTGGTCATGAATACTGGTCTTGGAATTGTTTCAAGGAAACTGG GGAAGAGAACATAGAAGTAGCCAAATTAAGTCATGTGTGTTGGCTAGACGTAAGAGGGAAATTCAACATGGCTGATCTGTCACCAGGAACTGCCTATGAGGTTATTTATGTAGTGAAGTTGACCAAAGGAGCATCAGGCTGGGAACTTCCCATAACCCTGAAACTGTCACTTCCAAATGGAGAAGTTCGTGAAAGGCAAGTTGTTTTGCTTCAGAAGCCAGTAGGTCAATGGATAGAGCTCAACGTAGGCAACTTCTTAACAAAGAAAGGAGATAAAGGGGAAGTATGCTTTGATGTTTTTGAGCATGGAGGACACTGGAAAAATGGACTTATTGTTAAAGGTGCCATTCTCAGGCCAAAATATTGA
- the LOC8282038 gene encoding putative disease resistance protein RGA3, producing the protein MVALALLVVTPIISEIVKITSTLIREEFLLVSDIKDDVEKLKSNLTAIQATLKYAEERQLDAEHLRDWLSKLKDAADDAVDILDTLRTEMFLCQRKHQLGKILTPISPGPAHKIKEILSRLNIIAEEKHNFHLNINVNDELSRSHERQPVGDFVDTSNVFGREEDKEKIIDLLQSDNSDDEGTLSIIPIVGMGGLGKTTLAQLIYNDERIEKSFGLSRMWVPVSVDFDLTRILRGIMESYSKMPLPPGLSSDLVMSRFREFLPGKRFLLVLDDVWNDNYMDWSPLLELLKTGEKGSKVILTSRIQRIGTVVGTQPPYLLGYLPENECWSLFESIAFKKGGSLLDSEKKELEDIGKEIVTKCKGLPLAITAMGGILRGNTHANKWRRILRSNMWAEDHKILPALKLSYYDLPSHLKQCFAFCSIFPKAYAFDKKELVKLWMAQSFIQLEEQTSEEEIGAEYFDELLMRSFFQLLNVDNRVRYRMHDLIHDLADSISGSQCCQVKDNMSSFQPEQCQNWRHVSLLCQNVEAQSMEIAHNSKKLRTLLLPREHLKNFGQALDQLFHSLRYIRALDLSSSTLLELPGSIKECKLLRYLDLSQTEIRVLPDSICSLYNLQTLKLLGCHSLSELPKDLGNLVNLCHLEMDDMFWFKCTTLPPNIGNLSVLHNLHKFIVGCQNGYKIRELQRMAFLTGTLHISNLENAVYAIEAELKEKERLHKLVLEWTSREVNSQNEAPDENVLEDLQPHSTLKELAISYYLGTRFPPWMTDGRLRNLATISLNHCTRCRVLSFDQLPNLRALYIKGMQELDVLKCPSLFRLKISKCPKLSELNDFLPYLTVLKIKRCDSLKSLPVAPSLMFLILVDNVVLEDWSEAVGPFISRNNQGEHVIGLRPSFTELLEMKVQNCPKLPALPQVFFPQKLEISGCELFTTLPIPMFAQRLQHLALGGSNNGTLLRAIPASSSLYSLVISNIANIVSLPKLPHLPGLKAMHIHNCQDLESLSEEEEALRSFTSLRLLSIQGCQKLVTLPNEGLPTHLECLSISSCNNLQSLGNKESLKSLTSLKDLYIEDCPLLHSFPEDGLPTSLQHLYIQKCPKLTERCKKEAGPEWPKIENILDLEIDFPEASPVPPLQKKKPWYHYLLCGKGINSKTNMELGESSTSLENSH; encoded by the exons ATGGTTGCTCTGGCTTTACTTGTAGTTACTCCTATTATTAGTGAGATAGTTAAAATTACCAGTACATTGATCCGAGAAGAGTTTCTTTTAGTTTCGGATATTAAAGATGATGTGGAGAAGCTCAAAAGCAACCTAACTGCTATACAAGCCACACTGAAATATGCAGAGGAGAGGCAACTTGATGCGGAGCATTTGAGAGACTGGCTCAGTAAACTTAAAGATGCAGCCGATGATGCAGTGGACATACTGGACACTTTACGAACAGAAATGTTTCTTTGTCAGAGAAAGCATCAGCTGGGCAAAATTCTGACTCCTATTAGTCCAGGTCCAGCACATAAGATTAAGGAAATTTTGTCGAGACTGAACATAATTGCTgaagaaaaacataatttcCATCTCAACATTAATGTCAACGATGAGTTGTCACGATCCCACGAGCGTCAGCCGGTAGGTGATTTTGTGGACACAAGCAATGTTTTCGGTCGGGaggaagataaagaaaaaattattgatttgcTGCAATCAGATAATTCTGATGATGAAGGCACCCTTTCTATCATTCCCATCGTTGGGATGGGAGGACTGGGCAAAACAACTCTTGCTCAACTCATCTACAATGATGAGAGGATAGAAAAGTCTTTCGGTTTATCAAGGATGTGGGTCCCTGTATCGGTTGACTTCGACTTAACAAGGATCCTTAGAGGGATAATGGAGTCTTACTCCAAAATGCCTCTTCCTCCTGGCTTATCCTCAGACCTAGTAATGTCTCGTTTTCGAGAATTCTTGCCTGGAAAACGTTTTCTACTGGTTCTAGATGATGTCTGGAACGACAATTACATGGACTGGAGCCCGCTCCTAGAACTCTTGAAAACTGGTGAGAAGGGAAGTAAAGTTATACTTACCAGTCGAATCCAACGGATTGGAACAGTTGTAGGCACTCAGCCTCCCTATCTTTTAGGTTATTTGCCTGAAAATGAATGCTGGTCACTATTTGAAAGCATTGCATTCAAGAAGGGTGGTAGTCTATTAGACAGCgagaaaaaagaattggaAGATATAGGCAAGGAAATCGTTACCAAGTGCAAAGGTTTGCCTTTGGCAATAACAGCAATGGGGGGTATTCTGCGTGGTAACACCCATGCAAACAAATGGAGAAGAATTTTGAGAAGCAACATGTGGGCAGAAGACCACAAGATTCTGCCAGCTTTAAAACTGAGTTATTACGACCTGCCATCTCATCTTAAGCAATGTTTTGCGTTCTGTTCCATATTTCCAAAGGCCTATGCTTTTGATAAGAAAGAGTTGGTCAAACTTTGGATGGCTCAATCTTTTATTCAACTCGAAGAACAAACTAGCGAAGAGGAGATTGGAGCTGAATATTTTGATGAGTTGCTTATGAGGTCCTTCTTCCAACTACTGAATGTCGACAATAGGGTGCGGTACAGAATGCATGATCTTATCCATGACTTGGCAGATTCGATTTCAGGTTCCCAATGCTGCCAAGTGAAAGATAACATGTCAAGCTTCCAGCCTGAACAATGTCAAAATTGGCGCCATGTGTCCTTGCTTTGCCAAAATGTTGAAGCGCAAAGCATGGAGATAGCTCATAATTCGAAGAAGCTGCGCACACTTCTGTTGCCTCGTGAGCACCTGAAGAATTTTGGTCAGGCCCTTGATCAGTTGTTTCATTCATTGAGATACATCCGTGCCTTGGATTTGAGTTCAAGCACGCTTCTTGAATTGCCAGGCTCCATTAAAGAATGCAAGCTGTTGCGCTACCTTGACCTTTCCCAGACGGAAATCAGAGTACTTCCCGACTCGATATGCAGCTTGTACAATTTACAAACTCTGAAACTCTTGGGGTGTCATTCGCTTTCTGAACTCCCCAAAGATCTTGGCAACTTGGTTAATCTGTGTCATCTCGAGATGGATGATATGTTCTGGTTCAAATGCACTACTTTGCCACCAAATATTGGGAACTTGTCAGTGCTGCACAATCTTCACAAATTTATTGTTGGCTGCCAGAATGGATACAAAATCAGAGAACTGCAGAGGATGGCATTCCTCACAGGAACATTGCACATCTCAAACCTTGAAAATGCAGTATATGCAATAGAGGCTGAACTAAAAGAGAAGGAGAGGCTTCACAAGTTGGTCCTTGAGTGGACTAGCAGAGAAGTTAATTCACAAAATGAAGCACCAGATGAGAATGTGCTTGAAGATCTTCAACCTCACTCAACTCTCAAGGAGCTTGCAATTTCTTACTATCTGGGCACTAGGTTTCCACCTTGGATGACTGATGGGCGACTGCGAAATCTGGCCACTATTTCCTTGAATCATTGCACAAGATGTAGAGTTCTCTCCTTTGATCAGCTACCCAACCTTAGAGCTCTCTATATTAAAGGGATGCAGGAGTTGGATGTATTGAAATGCCCCTCCCTGTTCCGTCTAAAGATTAGTAAGTGCCCCAAATTGAGTGAGTTAAATGATTTCTTGCCCTACCTGACGGTTTTGAAGATCAAAAGATGTGATTCACTTAAGTCTCTTCCTGTGGCCCCATCTTTAATGTTTCTGATACTTGTTGACAATGTTGTTCTGGAGGACTGGAGCGAAGCAGTAGGGCCATTTATTTCTAGAAATAATCAAGGTGAGCATGTAATAGGACTTCGTCCTTCTTTTACAGAACTTTTGGAGATGAAAGTTCAAAACTGCCCCAAGCTGCCAGCACTCCCACAAGTCTTTTTTCCACAGAAACTGGAGATCAGTGGATGCGAACTGTTCACTACCCTCCCAATCCCAATGTTTGCTCAGCGTCTTCAGCATTTAGCACTAGGTGGAAGCAATAATGGAACATTACTGAGGGCAATACCTGCTTCCAGCTCTCTATACTCCCTGGTCATTTCCAACATTGCGAACATAGTTTCTTTGCCGAAATTGCCTCACCTTCCTGGGCTCAAGGCTATGCACATCCACAATTGTCAAGATCTCGAGTCTTTATCTGAAGAAGAGGAAGCACTTCGAAGCTTCACATCTCTGAGATTATTATCCATTCAAGGCTGTCAAAAGCTTGTGACATTGCCAAATGAAGGACTACCAACTCACCTGGAGTGTTTGAGTATCAGCTCATGCAACAATTTGCAGTCTCTAGGCAACAAGGAGAGTCTGAAGAGCCTCACCTCACTCAAAGACCTTTACATTGAGGATTGTCCCCTGCTCCATTCCTTTCCTGAGGATGGCCTTCCTACTTCTTTGCAACATTTGTACATTCAAAAATGTCCTAAACTGACTGAGAGATGCAAAAAGGAAGCAGGACCAGAATGGCCGAAGATCGAGAACATCCTTGACTTGGAAATTGATTTCCCAGAAGCATCTCCAGTCCCACCattgcaaaagaagaaaccTTGGTATCATTACTTGCTCTGTGGGAAAG GGATAAATTCTAAAACAAATATGGAGCTGGGAGAATCATCTACTTCACTAGAAAATA GTCACTGA